From the genome of Bactrocera oleae isolate idBacOlea1 chromosome 2, idBacOlea1, whole genome shotgun sequence, one region includes:
- the agt gene encoding methylated-DNA--protein-cysteine methyltransferase produces the protein MLGSKQVILKSFGNKKPVRISYGIVDSQFGDIVLGFLKDANDAICYLHFAKSEDKENITNNYESLLQKRWPNALLLEDLSQARVLANRIFSEEEMILNVVVSGTPFQEAVWNELLKIPSGQTCTYGDIANRIGNPNAVRAVGTAVGSNEISIVIPCHRVVSKNGDIKYGGGKTRKIRLLKYEYEKSLSGN, from the coding sequence ATGCTAGGATCTAAACAAGTTATTCTTAAATCCTTTGGTAATAAAAAACCTGTTAGAATATCATATGGCATTGTTGACAGTCAATTTGGCGACATCGTATTGGGTTTCCTTAAAGATGCGAATGACGCTATTTGCTATTTACACTTTGCTAAAAGTGAAGACAAGGAAAATATAACAAACAATTATGAGTCGCTCCTGCAGAAACGTTGGCCAAATGCTCTGCTCTTGGAAGACTTGAGTCAAGCGCGAGTTCTGGCGAATAGAATATTTAGTGAAGAAGAAATGATTCTCAATGTTGTCGTATCTGGTACTCCGTTTCAAGAGGCTGTGTGGAATGAATTGTTAAAAATACCCTCTGGTCAGACATGTACATATGGAGATATCGCTAACCGAATTGGAAACCCTAATGCAGTGCGAGCAGTAGGTACAGCTGTTGGTAGTAATGAAATATCTATAGTAATACCTTGTCATCGTGTGGTGTCAAAGAATGGTGATATTAAATATGGAGGTGGAAAAACACGCAAAATTCGTTTGCTGAAGTATGAATACGAAAAATCACTAAGTGGAAACTAA
- the LOC106623827 gene encoding RING finger protein 37, protein MSLINFLNSKLKPSVECEALCEDGFSANNLIADDAEQLTRGFLAYAVSKPPVEIVFDFPKAVEVKVIKLWNSNGALRSTAFELHGKFEGIWERVAYARDLAEGVDSVTFCYQSDYNSRSNAESAATQAQSKKAFFFKTAHRLLANASSLKIIICATKRCPPVLRKIEVWGLPSRSLEKADRELVKTIWSEIVNPHGFQTPQDRNRRSPTRSIPELNEYSTLKIPEEFLDEITWELMIFPTVLPSGKIVDQSTIDKHSEVESKWGRLPSDPFTGLEFTSQRKAILNLALKARIEKFLMENSEHFKTVPRSLGSSFVRRSKNRHASQFASFCQRHNSSIGTYSSLSAAFYKSSSQASATATSSSIPPPKRARLTDNATYRLETSLTSTTTHTTSSTPLSLSSKSMPFSMAASSALSTASSTTIPTGIDQAIQEALKNVTRYTCTPAETKPPVTCISCKTEHFSYEIITCGHLVCRACLVQLTKDEMCTCKASFRTIDVERYHKL, encoded by the exons ATGAGCTTAATTAATTTCCTGAATTCCAAACTAAAGCCTTCCGTAGAATGCGAAGCTCTATGTGAAGATGGTTTTTCTGCAAACAATTTGATTGCAGACGATGCAGAACAACTTACACGGGGCTTCTTGGCGTATGCTGTTTCTAAACCGCCTGTGGAGATTGTTTTCGACTTCCCCAAAGCTGTTGAAGTGAAGGTAATCAAGTTATGGAATAGCAATGGTGCTCTACGTTCGACCGCTTTTGAGCTACATGGCAAGTTCGAGGGTATTTGGGAACGTGTTGCTTATGCTCGTGACCTTGCTGAGGGCGTCGATTCTGTAACGTTTTGCTATCAAAGTGATTATAATTCGCGTAGTAATGCGGAAAGTGCAGCTACTCAAGCTCAAAGCAAAAAGGCATTTTTCTTTAAGACAGCGCACCGATTACTCGCCAACGCCagtagtttaaaaataataatttgtgctACGAAGCGATGTCCACCAGTGCTGCGAAAAATCGAAGTATGGGGTTTGCCTTCACGATCATTGGAGAAAGCCGATCGTGAACTTGTTAAAACAATCTGGAGTGAGATAGTCAACCCGCATGGTTTTCAAACGCCACAAGACAGGAATCGTCGCTCACCAACACGTAGCATACCAGAATTAAATGAATACTCAACATTGAAAATACCAGAAGAGTTTCTGGATGAGATCACCTGGGAGCTAATG ATTTTTCCTACTGTACTTCCCTCAGGTAAAATCGTGGACCAATCCACAATAGATAAGCATTCTGAAGTGGAGTCTAAATGGGGCCGTCTGCCATCGGATCCTTTTACTGGCCTTGAATTTACCTCACAACGCAAAGCAATTCTCAACCTCGCCCTGAAGGCACGCATAGAAAAGTTCCTTATGGAAAATTCCGAGCACTTTAAAACAGTACCACGTTCACTAGGGAGTTCCTTTGTTCGACGCAGCAAAAATCGACATGCCTCACAGTTTGCAAGCTTTTGCCAACGTCACAATTCCAGTATCGGTACTTACTCATCATTATCGGCGGCATTTTACAAGTCTTCTTCACAAGCTTCCGCAACAGCTACATCATCATCAATACCGCCGCCAAAACGAGCCAGACTTACTGATAACGCTACATATCGGCTGGAAACATCCCTTACCTCTACAACAACACACACCACATCCAGTACTCCGTTGTCACTTTCCTCAAAGTCAATGCCATTTTCAATGGCAGCTTCATCAGCCTTATCGACAGCATCTTCCACCACAATTCCAACAGGCATCGATCAAGCCATTCAAGAAGCATTAAAAAATGTCACACGCTATACATGTACGCCCGCAGAAACGAAGCCACCAGTCACATGTATAAGTTGTAAAACGGAACATTTCTCATATGAAATTATTACATGTGGGCATCTGGTATGTCGTGCTTGCTTAGTACAGTTAACAAAGGACGAAATGTGCACATGTAAAGCGAGCTTTCGCACGATCGATGTTGAACGTTACCATAAATTGTAA
- the mRpS18C gene encoding small ribosomal subunit protein bS18m — protein MLQFARIAIRSVAVNHRTAVTPLLNSSITRRNFSAPVENKDEPIDIPNPFEKERRICILCKHNIVPDYKNVKLLSQFQSPYTGRIYGRHITGLCKQKQEQVEKAIIRAQNCAMMPTYHKEMDFMQDPRLFDPEKPIRPHKY, from the exons atgttacaatttgCTAGAATTGCTATAAGAAGTG TTGCTGTCAACCACCGGACGGCCGTAACCCCACTTTTAAACAGTTCAATAACTCGGCGAAATTTTAGTGCACCTGTGGAAAATAAAGATGAACCCATTGATATACCTAACCCATTCGAAAAAGAGCGCCGTATATGCATTCTTTGCAAACACAATATAGTTCcagattataaaaatgttaaactaCTATCCCAGTTCCAGTCACCTTACACAGGTCGTATATATGGTCGGCATATTACTGGCttgtgtaaacaaaaacaagaacaagtAGAGAAAGCAATTATTCGTGCACAAAATTGCGCTATGATGCCGACGTACCACAAGGAAATGGACTTTATGCAAGATCCGCGTTTGTTTGATCCTGAAAAACCGATACGCCCCCATAAATACTAA